The following coding sequences are from one Brooklawnia cerclae window:
- a CDS encoding ABC transporter ATP-binding protein — MVAVAELAGVSVRRGQALLLDNVDFVVDEGQRWVVIGPNGAGKTTLLQLLSAQMHPTTGVVELLGEYLGAVDVFELRPRIGVSSSAIAVRIPGHELVRDVVVSASYGVVGRWNERYDEQDYGRADALMREFHVSELADRTFGTLSEGERKRVEIARALMTDPELLLLDEPGAGLDLAGREILVATLSELCLDPDAPTTVLVTHHVEEIPAGVSHALLLSHGKVVAAGPIDQVLTSDNMTSAFGLPLKVGIADGRWSARMDIEHVPTA; from the coding sequence ATGGTTGCAGTAGCCGAGTTGGCCGGGGTCAGCGTTCGACGCGGACAGGCGCTCCTGCTCGACAATGTCGATTTTGTTGTGGACGAGGGACAGCGCTGGGTCGTCATCGGCCCCAACGGCGCGGGCAAGACCACCCTGCTGCAGTTGCTCAGCGCCCAGATGCACCCGACGACCGGCGTGGTGGAACTGCTCGGCGAATATCTCGGTGCCGTGGACGTGTTCGAACTGAGGCCCCGCATCGGTGTGTCGTCGTCCGCGATCGCTGTGCGAATTCCTGGGCACGAACTGGTGCGTGACGTGGTGGTCTCCGCGTCCTACGGCGTGGTGGGACGCTGGAACGAGCGCTACGACGAACAGGACTACGGGCGTGCGGATGCCCTGATGCGCGAATTCCACGTGTCGGAGCTTGCCGATCGCACCTTCGGCACGCTGAGCGAGGGCGAGCGCAAGCGTGTCGAGATCGCTCGTGCGCTGATGACCGATCCCGAGCTTCTGCTGCTGGACGAGCCCGGTGCTGGGCTCGACCTGGCGGGCCGCGAGATCCTTGTCGCGACGCTGTCGGAGCTGTGCCTCGATCCGGACGCGCCCACCACCGTGCTGGTCACCCACCACGTGGAGGAGATTCCCGCCGGGGTGAGCCACGCGCTGCTGCTCTCGCACGGCAAGGTGGTGGCCGCCGGCCCAATCGATCAGGTGCTGACCAGCGACAACATGACGTCGGCTTTCGGTCTGCCGTTGAAGGTGGGGATCGCCGACGGACGCTGGTCGGCGCGGATGGACATCGAGCACGTGCCGACCGCGTAG
- a CDS encoding class I SAM-dependent methyltransferase, whose protein sequence is MEPLINWKELQFARLGRPAGGPGGAVDWSAMAAMYARMAEMEAEHTTYQVDAFPTDAADTVLDIGCGPGRISIPMARRAARVTAMDSASGMLDACRANVAAAGLDNVDYLQLDWHEAVAGENVPLHDIVICSRTVALSQLERLSEFARKRVAVVMWANAPSIPPILDRIFEGAQDPQNSMRGHGSPDRRLAYNVLYNIVYDLGFEPNVVVVPDGFTRTFATPEEEYDYLRVLRPMLPGAQAEAAFRTNVDHFTTTNPDGSVTFLVTTRSVVLWWDVHPASYEEVWPTHAH, encoded by the coding sequence ATGGAACCGCTCATCAACTGGAAGGAACTGCAGTTCGCTCGTCTGGGACGCCCAGCGGGCGGGCCGGGCGGTGCGGTCGACTGGAGCGCCATGGCTGCCATGTACGCCCGTATGGCCGAGATGGAAGCCGAGCACACCACCTACCAGGTGGACGCATTCCCCACAGACGCGGCCGACACGGTGCTGGACATCGGTTGTGGTCCGGGGCGGATCAGCATTCCCATGGCACGGCGGGCCGCGAGGGTCACGGCGATGGACTCGGCGTCCGGCATGCTCGACGCCTGCCGCGCCAACGTGGCGGCCGCGGGGCTCGACAATGTCGACTACCTCCAGCTCGACTGGCACGAGGCCGTGGCCGGTGAGAACGTCCCGCTCCACGACATCGTGATCTGCTCACGCACGGTCGCTCTCAGTCAACTCGAGCGGCTGAGCGAGTTCGCCCGCAAACGCGTCGCAGTGGTGATGTGGGCGAACGCGCCGAGCATCCCGCCGATCCTCGATCGCATCTTCGAGGGCGCACAGGACCCTCAGAACTCGATGCGAGGACACGGCTCCCCTGATCGTCGCCTGGCGTACAACGTGCTCTACAACATCGTCTACGACCTCGGCTTCGAGCCGAATGTCGTCGTCGTCCCCGACGGGTTCACCCGCACTTTCGCCACTCCCGAGGAGGAATACGACTACCTTCGCGTCCTGCGGCCCATGCTGCCGGGCGCACAGGCGGAGGCCGCATTCCGCACGAACGTCGACCACTTCACCACCACGAATCCGGACGGGAGCGTGACGTTCCTCGTCACGACCCGGTCAGTGGTGTTGTGGTGGGACGTTCACCCGGCCAGCTACGAGGAGGTCTGGCCGACCCACGCCCACTGA
- a CDS encoding NAD(P)H-binding protein yields the protein MSFAVTGATGALGTLVINALADRVPADQIVALVRDLGKAAPLAARGVTVREFDYDRSDTLAPALDSVDRLLLISSNQVGRRFAQHKAVIDAAVGAGVSRIAYTSLLGAKATSNPLASEHVATEDYLAESGVTPVLLRNGWYTENFVGTLHSAAQTGTVLTSAGEGRVASAARADYAEAAAAALAADRPSGIYELSGDVAWTQADLAAAIGEVLGREITVHDVSPAEHASILAEAGVDAGAAGFAVAIDATIAAGELGIVTGDLSRLIGRPTTPLIDTLRAAA from the coding sequence ATGTCGTTCGCTGTCACCGGCGCCACTGGTGCGCTCGGAACCCTGGTCATCAACGCCCTTGCCGACCGCGTCCCGGCCGACCAGATCGTCGCGCTCGTCCGCGACCTCGGCAAGGCGGCACCGCTGGCCGCCCGGGGCGTAACGGTCCGTGAGTTCGACTACGACCGCTCCGATACCCTCGCCCCTGCACTGGACAGCGTGGACCGGCTCCTGCTGATCTCCTCCAACCAGGTCGGCAGGCGGTTCGCCCAGCACAAGGCCGTGATCGACGCTGCCGTCGGCGCCGGGGTGTCGCGGATCGCCTACACCAGCCTGCTCGGTGCGAAAGCGACCAGCAATCCTCTGGCATCCGAGCACGTCGCCACCGAGGACTACCTGGCCGAATCCGGAGTCACCCCCGTGCTGCTGCGCAACGGCTGGTACACCGAGAACTTCGTCGGCACGCTGCACTCAGCCGCCCAGACCGGCACCGTGCTCACCAGCGCCGGGGAGGGACGGGTCGCCAGCGCCGCGCGCGCCGACTACGCCGAGGCGGCCGCCGCCGCGCTGGCCGCCGACCGGCCCTCGGGAATCTACGAACTCTCCGGTGATGTCGCCTGGACCCAGGCCGACCTGGCCGCAGCGATCGGCGAGGTGCTGGGACGCGAGATCACCGTGCACGACGTGTCGCCCGCCGAACACGCATCGATCCTCGCCGAGGCAGGCGTGGACGCAGGCGCCGCCGGGTTCGCGGTGGCGATCGACGCCACCATCGCCGCGGGTGAACTGGGCATCGTCACCGGCGATCTCAGCCGTCTGATCGGCCGCCCGACCACCCCGCTGATCGACACCCTGCGCGCAGCCGCGTAG
- a CDS encoding bile acid:sodium symporter, protein MSQAPHQAKPWWKRLDWFLIAIVLAAVTATVLPAGGAAVPVVDWASTITIAILFFLYGVRLKPAETLTGLRHWRLHTVILSFTYVAFPIIGLALRLLVPSVISEELYRGLLWVCLLPSTVQSSINFTSIARGNVAAAIVSASMSNLLGVFITPLLAIALMSTTGLHIDPSSILDISLQILAPFILGQLSRRWTADFVARHPRLKLFDQASIVLVVYKAFGQGVRNGIWQRTGLADIAIILVVNAVILALMLWLTWHVAGWLRFNRRDQIAIQFCGTKKSLATGVPMAAVMFPAAQVGLMVLPLMIFHQMQLMICSTLASRYSKNDEAWLDEDNRPGNDANE, encoded by the coding sequence GTGAGTCAAGCCCCTCATCAGGCCAAACCGTGGTGGAAGCGCCTCGACTGGTTCCTGATAGCCATCGTCCTGGCGGCGGTCACCGCCACAGTCCTACCCGCGGGGGGCGCCGCCGTCCCCGTGGTCGACTGGGCGTCCACCATCACGATTGCGATCCTGTTCTTTCTCTACGGGGTGCGCCTGAAACCGGCCGAGACGCTCACAGGTCTGCGTCACTGGCGACTGCACACCGTCATCCTCTCGTTCACCTACGTGGCCTTCCCGATCATCGGCCTGGCGCTGAGGCTGCTCGTCCCATCGGTCATCAGCGAGGAGCTCTACCGCGGGCTGCTGTGGGTGTGTCTGCTGCCGTCTACGGTGCAGAGCTCGATCAACTTCACCTCGATCGCACGCGGCAACGTCGCCGCGGCGATCGTCAGCGCTTCCATGTCGAATCTGCTGGGAGTCTTCATCACCCCGCTTCTGGCCATCGCGCTGATGAGCACCACCGGCCTGCACATCGACCCCAGCTCGATCCTCGACATCTCGTTGCAGATCCTGGCGCCGTTCATCCTCGGCCAGCTCTCACGCCGCTGGACCGCCGATTTCGTCGCCCGGCACCCGCGTCTCAAGCTGTTCGACCAGGCATCGATCGTGCTGGTGGTCTACAAGGCCTTCGGCCAGGGCGTGCGCAACGGTATCTGGCAGCGCACCGGTCTCGCCGACATCGCGATCATCCTCGTCGTGAACGCGGTGATACTCGCCCTCATGCTGTGGCTCACCTGGCACGTGGCCGGCTGGCTGCGTTTCAACCGCCGCGACCAGATCGCCATCCAGTTCTGCGGGACGAAGAAGTCGCTCGCCACGGGCGTGCCCATGGCCGCCGTCATGTTCCCTGCAGCCCAGGTCGGCCTGATGGTGCTGCCCCTGATGATCTTCCACCAGATGCAGCTCATGATCTGCAGCACCCTGGCGTCCCGCTATTCCAAGAACGACGAAGCCTGGTTGGACGAGGACAATCGTCCTGGCAATGATGCGAACGAGTAG
- a CDS encoding TrmH family RNA methyltransferase translates to MAHMISIDDPHDERLHDYVDLRDVSLRRSLEADEGLFIAEGEKVIRRAVEAGYRPRSFLLAERWLNGLADILQRSEAPVYVVDEALAERVTGFHVHRGALASLERVTRWRMDDLLDAQRLVVCEDIVDHTNVGAILRSVAGLGWDGALLAPRAADPLYRRAIKTSMGAVFSLPWARLDDWRGGLQRLREQGFMIAAMALRDDSVTLDDLAADLVARHRKLALLLGTEGDGLSAHWLSQADVVVRIPMGHGIDSLNVAAAAAVACYELRIR, encoded by the coding sequence GTGGCCCACATGATCTCGATCGACGACCCGCACGACGAGCGGCTGCACGACTACGTCGACCTGCGGGACGTCTCGTTGAGGCGAAGCCTGGAGGCCGACGAAGGACTGTTCATTGCCGAGGGTGAGAAGGTGATCCGCCGCGCGGTCGAGGCGGGGTATCGTCCTCGGTCGTTCCTGCTCGCCGAGCGGTGGCTGAACGGCCTGGCCGACATTCTGCAACGCAGTGAGGCGCCGGTGTACGTCGTGGACGAGGCGCTCGCCGAGCGGGTCACCGGATTCCATGTGCACAGAGGAGCGCTGGCCTCATTGGAGCGGGTCACGCGCTGGCGGATGGACGATCTGCTGGATGCCCAGCGTCTGGTGGTCTGCGAGGACATCGTCGATCACACGAATGTCGGGGCGATCCTCCGCAGCGTGGCCGGGCTCGGCTGGGACGGTGCGCTGCTCGCCCCGCGCGCTGCTGACCCGCTCTACCGCCGGGCGATCAAGACGTCCATGGGTGCGGTGTTCTCACTTCCGTGGGCACGATTGGACGACTGGCGCGGGGGCCTGCAGCGTCTGCGCGAACAGGGGTTCATGATCGCGGCCATGGCTTTGCGGGACGATTCGGTGACCCTGGACGACCTGGCCGCGGATCTCGTCGCCAGGCACCGCAAGCTCGCCCTGCTGCTGGGGACCGAAGGCGACGGGCTCAGCGCGCACTGGCTGAGCCAGGCCGACGTCGTCGTGCGCATACCCATGGGGCACGGCATCGACTCGCTGAACGTTGCCGCCGCGGCGGCCGTGGCCTGCTACGAGTTGCGCATCCGCTGA
- a CDS encoding ISL3 family transposase yields the protein MPDATFARPDLTTFARLDELGLQVVGQRLEPDRAVLACRVVEPDGWCRRCGCEGTPRDTVTRELAHEPLGWRPTTLEVTVRRYRCTGCGHVWRQDTTAAAEPRAKLSRRGLRWALEGIVVQHLTVARVAEGLGVSWNTANTAVLAEGSRVLIDDPTRFDGVTAVGVDEHVWRHTRRGDKYVTVIIDLTGVRDGTGPSRLLDMVEGRSKQTFKTWLAERPQAWRDGVEVVAMDGFSGFKTATTEELPDAVAVMDPFHVVRLAGDALDECRRRVQQHTRGHRGRKGDPLYTARRTLHTGADLLTDKQKQRLDRLFTGDDHVEVEATWAVYQRMVTAYREPDRTRGRDLMTHLIASLAQGVPATLTELRTLGRTLNRRAADVLAYFDRPGTSNGPTEAMNGRLEHLRGSALGFRNLTNYIARSLLEAGGFRPRLHPGFG from the coding sequence GTGCCCGACGCTACCTTCGCTCGCCCTGACCTGACCACATTCGCCCGCCTCGACGAGCTCGGCCTTCAGGTCGTCGGGCAGCGCCTCGAGCCCGACCGGGCGGTCCTGGCCTGCCGGGTCGTCGAGCCCGACGGGTGGTGCCGTCGGTGCGGCTGCGAGGGCACGCCACGCGACACCGTCACCCGCGAGCTCGCGCACGAGCCGCTGGGGTGGCGCCCCACCACGCTGGAGGTCACGGTGCGCCGCTACCGGTGCACCGGATGCGGGCACGTGTGGCGCCAGGACACCACCGCCGCGGCCGAGCCGCGGGCCAAGCTCTCCCGCCGGGGCCTGCGCTGGGCCCTGGAGGGCATCGTCGTCCAGCACCTCACCGTCGCCCGCGTCGCAGAAGGGCTCGGTGTCTCGTGGAACACCGCCAACACCGCGGTCCTGGCCGAAGGAAGCCGCGTCCTGATCGACGACCCGACCCGCTTCGACGGCGTCACGGCCGTCGGCGTGGACGAACACGTGTGGCGCCACACCCGCCGCGGGGACAAGTACGTCACCGTCATCATCGACCTCACCGGCGTCCGGGACGGGACCGGGCCCTCGCGGCTGCTCGACATGGTCGAGGGACGCTCCAAGCAGACGTTCAAGACCTGGCTCGCCGAACGCCCCCAGGCCTGGCGAGACGGCGTCGAGGTCGTCGCTATGGACGGCTTCTCCGGCTTCAAGACCGCCACCACCGAGGAACTGCCCGACGCGGTCGCGGTCATGGATCCCTTCCACGTCGTCCGCCTGGCCGGTGACGCGCTCGATGAGTGCCGCCGCCGCGTCCAGCAGCACACCCGTGGCCACCGCGGCCGCAAGGGCGACCCGCTCTACACCGCCCGCCGCACCCTGCACACCGGCGCCGACCTGCTCACCGACAAGCAGAAGCAACGGCTCGATCGGCTGTTCACCGGGGACGACCACGTCGAGGTCGAGGCCACCTGGGCCGTCTACCAGCGCATGGTCACCGCCTACCGCGAACCCGACCGGACCCGGGGACGAGACCTCATGACCCACCTGATCGCCTCCCTCGCACAGGGAGTCCCGGCCACGCTGACCGAGCTGCGGACCCTGGGCCGTACTCTCAACCGACGCGCTGCCGACGTCCTGGCCTACTTCGACCGCCCCGGCACCTCGAATGGGCCTACCGAGGCCATGAACGGCCGACTCGAACACCTACGCGGCTCCGCCCTCGGCTTCCGCAACCTCACCAACTACATCGCCAGATCGCTCCTCGAGGCCGGCGGATTCAGACCCCGACTACACCCTGGATTCGGATGA
- a CDS encoding NAD-dependent malic enzyme, with protein MINFGTAFTTEQRESLGLTGLMPSAVVGMEAQLRRVYRQYSHEPTDLAKYIYLSTMQDRNETLFYRLLTENIEEMLPIVYTPTIGKAIQEYSHWYHKPRGVYLNIDHPEDIVNSLQADGRGADDIDLIVVTDSEGILGIGDQGVGGVAITVGKLSVYTAAAGIHPHRVLPVVLDTGTDNLDLLNDPGYLGIRHARVRGEEYDQFVRSFVDAVTECFPHALLHWEDFAAGNAHRILARYRDEICTFNDDIQGTAGVVVAALLSAVRTTRSRLEDHRIVIHGAGTAGVGIANLLVDVMVSEGMTRAEATRHFWGLSSHGLLIEGGRQRDFQAPFARPRNEVDNWKLDVPGEYRLADVIRNVQPTILIGTSAQAGAFTRPIVTDMAAHCERPIIMPLSNPTARAEALPSDLLDWTDGAALIATGSPFEPVVHNDVTYNIAQANNALIFPGIGLGVITSLASRVTDTMIAAAAAAVASAVTDRRPGASLLPTMTQLRSISARVAVAVAEVAEKEGLAGRELTTPIQEVYDNMWQPVYPEVEVI; from the coding sequence ATGATCAACTTTGGAACCGCCTTCACCACCGAACAGCGGGAGTCCCTGGGACTCACGGGTCTGATGCCGAGCGCAGTCGTGGGCATGGAGGCCCAGCTCCGCCGCGTCTATCGGCAGTACTCCCACGAGCCCACCGATCTGGCCAAGTACATCTACCTCAGCACGATGCAGGACCGCAACGAGACGCTGTTCTATCGCCTGCTCACCGAGAACATCGAGGAGATGCTGCCGATCGTCTACACCCCGACGATCGGCAAGGCGATCCAGGAGTACAGCCACTGGTATCACAAGCCGCGCGGGGTCTACCTCAACATCGATCATCCCGAGGACATCGTGAATTCGCTGCAGGCCGACGGCCGCGGCGCGGACGACATCGACCTCATCGTCGTCACCGACTCGGAAGGCATCCTGGGCATCGGGGACCAGGGAGTCGGCGGAGTCGCGATCACGGTCGGCAAGCTGAGCGTCTACACGGCCGCGGCGGGGATCCACCCCCACAGGGTGCTGCCCGTCGTCCTCGACACCGGCACCGACAACCTGGACCTGCTCAACGACCCCGGTTATCTGGGCATACGCCACGCCCGGGTGCGCGGTGAGGAGTACGACCAGTTCGTGCGCAGCTTCGTGGACGCGGTCACCGAGTGCTTCCCCCATGCTCTGCTCCACTGGGAGGATTTCGCGGCCGGCAACGCGCATCGCATTCTCGCCCGGTATCGCGACGAGATCTGCACGTTCAACGACGACATCCAGGGAACGGCGGGGGTCGTGGTGGCAGCGCTGCTGTCCGCGGTCAGAACCACCCGGAGTCGGCTGGAGGACCATCGCATCGTCATCCACGGGGCGGGCACCGCGGGGGTCGGCATCGCGAACCTGCTTGTGGACGTGATGGTGAGCGAGGGCATGACGCGGGCTGAAGCCACCCGCCACTTCTGGGGACTGTCGAGCCACGGCCTGCTGATCGAAGGCGGTCGGCAGCGCGATTTCCAGGCCCCGTTCGCCCGGCCCCGCAACGAGGTGGACAACTGGAAGCTGGACGTGCCCGGCGAATACCGCCTGGCGGATGTCATCCGCAACGTGCAGCCCACGATCCTGATCGGCACGTCCGCCCAGGCGGGCGCGTTCACCCGGCCGATCGTCACCGACATGGCCGCGCACTGTGAACGCCCGATCATCATGCCTTTGTCGAACCCGACGGCCCGCGCGGAAGCTCTCCCCTCCGACCTTCTCGACTGGACGGACGGGGCAGCCCTGATCGCGACCGGCTCGCCGTTCGAACCCGTCGTCCACAACGATGTGACCTACAACATCGCACAGGCGAACAACGCGCTGATCTTCCCGGGCATCGGGCTCGGCGTGATCACCTCGCTGGCCTCCCGGGTCACCGACACCATGATCGCCGCTGCCGCTGCCGCCGTCGCCTCGGCGGTCACCGATCGGCGTCCGGGTGCCTCGCTGCTTCCGACCATGACCCAGCTGCGCAGCATCTCGGCCCGCGTCGCGGTCGCCGTCGCGGAGGTCGCGGAGAAGGAGGGCCTTGCGGGACGCGAACTCACCACGCCGATCCAGGAGGTCTACGACAACATGTGGCAGCCGGTGTACCCCGAGGTCGAGGTCATCTGA
- a CDS encoding DUF456 family protein, producing MEAVVTIVAGMLLLVGALGVIFPVLPGSILVIVGLLVWAIGIGGPVGWVVFGIGAACALAGMSASWLLTGKRLKERQIPNRTILVATVVGVIGAFVIPVVGLIIGFIAGLYACEWLRLRDAGAAWESSLVALKSTGIGMLIEFGCAGLAITVWVIGVFVHF from the coding sequence GTGGAGGCAGTCGTGACGATCGTGGCCGGCATGCTCCTGCTCGTCGGGGCGCTCGGGGTCATCTTCCCCGTGCTGCCCGGCAGCATTCTGGTGATCGTCGGGTTGCTCGTGTGGGCCATCGGCATCGGTGGGCCGGTCGGCTGGGTCGTCTTCGGTATCGGTGCCGCCTGCGCCCTGGCGGGCATGAGTGCGTCCTGGCTGCTCACAGGGAAACGCCTCAAGGAACGCCAGATCCCCAACCGCACGATTCTCGTGGCCACGGTGGTGGGAGTGATCGGGGCCTTCGTGATCCCGGTCGTCGGTCTGATCATCGGATTCATCGCCGGTCTGTACGCATGTGAGTGGCTCCGGTTGCGGGACGCGGGCGCGGCATGGGAATCGTCGTTGGTGGCCCTGAAGTCGACAGGGATCGGCATGCTCATCGAGTTCGGTTGCGCGGGGCTGGCGATCACGGTCTGGGTGATCGGTGTGTTCGTTCATTTCTGA
- a CDS encoding tyrosine recombinase — protein sequence MDEPTPRELPAGFQEVLDEFAEHLTWQENRSEHTVRAYRGDVDDLMRHLLANGVERLDQVGLADLRGWLAGEQSAGLSAATLQRRSGACRVFFRWARSRGFVVDDPAAALKSPKVPRRLPRTLTRDDAETLMKAVMDAAQLDDTPAAVRNVAILEVLYSSGLRVSELCGLDLSDIDLDRGVLRVLGKGDKERTVPVGVPALRALDAWLARRPEWIGPASRQAVFLGHRGGRLDPRVARRVVHEAMRAIPDAPDIGPHGLRHAMATHLLEGGADLRSVQEMLGHASPATTQIYTHVSGERLRQAFQLAHPRA from the coding sequence GTGGACGAACCGACGCCCCGCGAGCTGCCGGCCGGCTTCCAGGAGGTGCTGGACGAGTTCGCCGAGCATCTGACCTGGCAGGAGAACCGCTCGGAGCACACGGTGCGCGCCTATCGCGGCGACGTGGACGATCTCATGCGTCATCTGCTCGCCAACGGCGTCGAGAGACTCGATCAGGTCGGTCTCGCCGATCTGCGGGGTTGGCTCGCAGGTGAGCAGTCGGCAGGGCTGTCGGCGGCCACGCTGCAGCGGCGCAGTGGCGCGTGCAGGGTGTTCTTCCGCTGGGCGCGGTCCCGGGGATTCGTCGTCGACGACCCGGCGGCTGCGCTCAAGTCGCCCAAAGTGCCCCGTCGCCTTCCACGAACGCTGACCCGGGACGATGCCGAGACGCTCATGAAAGCGGTGATGGACGCGGCGCAACTGGACGACACCCCGGCCGCCGTTCGCAATGTCGCGATCCTGGAGGTGCTCTACAGCTCCGGGCTGCGCGTCTCGGAACTCTGCGGGCTCGACCTTTCCGACATCGACCTCGACCGCGGGGTGCTGCGTGTGCTCGGCAAAGGTGACAAGGAGCGCACCGTGCCCGTCGGCGTGCCCGCCCTGCGTGCCCTGGACGCGTGGCTCGCCCGGCGTCCCGAATGGATCGGTCCTGCCTCGCGGCAGGCGGTGTTCCTCGGTCACCGTGGAGGACGCCTCGATCCGAGGGTCGCCAGGCGTGTCGTCCACGAGGCGATGCGCGCCATACCGGATGCCCCCGACATCGGGCCGCACGGCCTGCGCCATGCGATGGCCACGCATCTGCTGGAGGGAGGCGCCGATCTGCGGAGCGTCCAGGAGATGCTCGGGCACGCCTCGCCCGCGACCACGCAGATCTACACCCATGTCAGCGGGGAACGCCTGCGCCAGGCGTTCCAGCTGGCCCATCCGCGGGCCTGA
- a CDS encoding peptidoglycan DD-metalloendopeptidase family protein: protein MLLLITCMLGLVGAGTQLSAASPTSRVVPLPGPVLRDFEAAEPDWLRGHRGVDLGGDAGAQVMAAADGTVAWVGTINGVSMVSVQHPDGIRTTYQPVDPAVSRGEAVRAGQMLGTLLPGHCTTGACLHWGVRQGERYLDPMVWLGGGAAGEVRLLPRSAVPRQQPPEGAIESADAVTALAGGLPVAGPVTSPFGSRVNPISGATEFHDGIDIGVPCGTPVVASAPGVVLAAGTAGGFGLRVELDHGTVGGAQRGSSYSHLSRIDVSAGQQVRAGEIVGLVGTTGYSTGCHLHYSVTVDGSTVDPLGVG, encoded by the coding sequence GTGCTGCTCCTGATCACGTGCATGCTCGGCCTTGTCGGCGCGGGGACGCAACTGTCTGCCGCGTCCCCCACGTCGCGGGTCGTTCCCCTGCCCGGCCCGGTGCTGCGGGACTTCGAGGCCGCCGAGCCCGACTGGTTGCGGGGGCATCGTGGTGTCGACCTCGGCGGCGACGCGGGCGCCCAGGTGATGGCGGCCGCCGACGGCACGGTCGCCTGGGTCGGGACGATCAACGGGGTCTCCATGGTGAGCGTTCAGCACCCCGACGGTATCCGCACCACCTACCAGCCCGTGGATCCCGCAGTCTCGCGGGGCGAGGCCGTCCGTGCGGGTCAGATGCTGGGCACGCTGCTCCCGGGGCATTGCACGACCGGCGCCTGCCTGCACTGGGGCGTGCGCCAGGGCGAGCGTTACCTCGACCCGATGGTCTGGCTCGGCGGCGGTGCAGCAGGCGAGGTGCGGCTGCTGCCCAGATCGGCCGTACCGCGCCAACAGCCACCGGAAGGAGCGATCGAATCGGCTGACGCGGTGACCGCGCTCGCGGGTGGCCTGCCCGTCGCTGGGCCCGTGACGTCCCCGTTCGGGTCACGCGTCAATCCGATCAGCGGCGCGACCGAGTTCCACGACGGCATCGACATCGGAGTCCCGTGCGGGACGCCGGTGGTCGCGTCCGCGCCTGGCGTCGTCCTCGCGGCAGGAACGGCCGGAGGCTTCGGGCTACGGGTGGAGCTGGATCATGGCACGGTCGGCGGCGCACAACGAGGGTCGTCCTACTCGCATCTGTCGAGGATCGACGTGAGCGCCGGCCAGCAGGTGCGGGCCGGCGAGATCGTCGGTCTGGTGGGGACGACGGGGTACTCGACCGGCTGCCACCTTCATTATTCGGTCACCGTCGACGGTTCCACGGTCGATCCCCTGGGCGTGGGCTGA
- the def gene encoding peptide deformylase has product MPTPREWAERGTIRRITRWDETVMRTPTRPVTEFGDDLQSLVADMFATMEAADGVGLAAPQIGIDLAIFVYHCPDADNHLRHGVVCNPVVTLPEGKDRRLDATEEGCLSWPGAYQPLARPDHAVCEGADEHGEPVRIEATGLLARCVQHETDHLHGTVFGDRLSNRSRRLLDKQKEQQAHLYPENWPVNPKGKSL; this is encoded by the coding sequence ATGCCAACTCCACGGGAATGGGCCGAACGGGGCACGATACGGCGGATCACTCGATGGGACGAGACCGTCATGCGAACGCCGACCCGGCCCGTCACCGAGTTCGGGGACGACCTGCAGAGTCTGGTCGCCGACATGTTCGCCACGATGGAGGCCGCGGACGGCGTGGGACTGGCGGCCCCACAGATCGGGATCGATCTGGCGATCTTCGTCTACCACTGCCCCGACGCCGACAACCATCTGCGCCACGGAGTGGTGTGCAACCCGGTCGTCACTCTTCCCGAGGGGAAGGACCGGCGCCTGGACGCCACCGAGGAGGGCTGCCTCAGCTGGCCGGGAGCCTATCAGCCCTTGGCACGCCCCGATCATGCGGTCTGCGAGGGCGCCGACGAGCACGGGGAACCGGTACGGATCGAAGCGACGGGGCTGCTGGCCCGGTGCGTCCAGCACGAGACCGACCACCTGCACGGCACGGTGTTCGGCGACCGCCTGTCGAACCGGTCGCGGCGCCTGCTCGACAAGCAGAAGGAGCAACAGGCGCACCTGTACCCGGAGAACTGGCCGGTCAACCCCAAAGGCAAGTCGCTGTAG
- a CDS encoding winged helix-turn-helix transcriptional regulator, with the protein MKPMPFNVFDARCTSREVLDHVMSRWGALTLVALRPGELRFAEIARAVGGISDRMLSQTLKILEADGFVTRTAPGVRHVEYGVTADGARVADALAGLIDAVYGVMPHVMEGRPGAASSVGAGGHGRAEHREMGPE; encoded by the coding sequence ATGAAACCGATGCCCTTCAATGTCTTCGATGCTCGATGTACCTCCCGCGAGGTGCTCGACCATGTGATGAGCCGCTGGGGTGCGCTCACCCTGGTGGCCCTTCGTCCCGGAGAGCTCCGGTTCGCCGAGATCGCCAGGGCGGTCGGCGGTATCAGCGACCGGATGCTCTCCCAGACCCTCAAGATCCTCGAGGCCGACGGGTTCGTCACCCGTACGGCTCCGGGCGTCCGCCACGTCGAGTACGGGGTCACGGCAGACGGCGCGCGGGTGGCTGATGCTCTGGCGGGACTCATTGACGCCGTCTACGGGGTCATGCCTCATGTCATGGAGGGCCGTCCCGGTGCGGCGAGCTCCGTCGGTGCGGGCGGTCACGGCCGGGCCGAGCACCGTGAAATGGGGCCGGAGTAG